A single region of the Plasmodium reichenowi strain SY57 chromosome 9, whole genome shotgun sequence genome encodes:
- a CDS encoding hypothetical protein (conserved Plasmodium protein, unknown function) codes for MEERKWSYIMVSVIFYLCYFFYFLTYSYEIIFLFQTKIDYIVFCLLFITSLFSIYFCSKGLIYISTFLVTIISFIEIYEYTNNIRKDLYDEEFLKLFLLVRLFAAVNLVVFLHLHIKNLKNIKDEKLNNEKDSTVQSVAVPTNTTTQNNHNNHNNNHNHNHNNNHNHNHNHKQNNNHIHNQNNNHNQNNNHNQNNNHNQNNNHNHNNIHNNNHNDCCNNYYKNQDNFLKSNTVTSSHNNLFKENIPHVHQHTGIITSKTLPTENIYVLKHVSIPIIEKEIINKDTNISHMYEMQKNDSFNHYRVHNLCSSNNINDNKITETITTHNHNKNNNAYTNHIIQNNHVPNYTYEHPEVLQYYPGNFHTHNMGNNIQ; via the coding sequence ATGGAAGAAAGAAAGTGGTCATATATCATGGTGAGCGTAATTTTTTACTtgtgttattttttttattttttaacttatagttatgaaataatatttttgtttcaaacaaaaattgattatattgtattttgtttattatttatcaCGTCGTTGTTTTCTATTTACTTTTGTTCCAAAGGgttgatatatattagtaCTTTTCTTGTAActattatatcttttattgaaatttatgaatacacaaataatattcgaaaagatttatatgatgaagaattcctcaaattatttttgttagTAAGATTATTTGCAGCTGTCAATTTGGTTGTATTCCTACAtcttcatataaaaaatctcaaaaatataaaagatgaaaaattaaataatgagAAAGATTCAACTGTTCAATCTGTAGCTGTACCAACAAATACAACCACCcaaaataatcataataatcataataataatcataatcataatcataataataatcataatcataatcataatcataagcaaaataataatcatattcataatcaaaataataatcataatcaaaataataatcataatcaaaataataatcataatcaaaataataatcataatcataataatattcataataataatcataatgaCTGCtgtaataattattataaaaaccAAGATAATTTCTTAAAATCCAATACAGTTACATCTTCCCATAATAATTTGTTCAAAGAAAATATACCTCACGTTCATCAACATACAGGAATTATAACATCTAAAACATTACCAACAGAAaacatatatgttttaaaacATGTATCCATACCAATCattgaaaaagaaataataaataaagatacTAACATTTCACATATGTACGAAATGCAAAAAAATGATTCGTTTAACCACTATCGAGTTCATAATTTATGTTCatctaataatataaatgataataaaataacagAAACTATTACAACACATAAccataataaaaacaataatgCATACACGAACcatattattcaaaataatCACGTTCcaaattatacatatgaaCATCCAGAGGTTCTACAATATTATCCAGGGAATTTCCACACACACAACATGggaaataatattcaataa
- a CDS encoding telomeric repeat binding factor 1, putative — MDIQLLKIKRSILLDEDISPVLIDTKDIEGKAKTNKKKIKYKTRIKWEKEETKLLIEGINTYGLSKWSQILQSYNFPQYRFFYT, encoded by the exons ATGG ATATTCAAttgttaaaaataaaacgTTCCATCTTATTAG ATGAAGATATATCCCCTGTTTTAATTGACACAAAGGACATAGAGGGGAAAGCCAAAACAAATAAGAAAAAG ATAAAATACAAAACTCGAATTAAATGGGAAAAGGAAGAAACAAAATTGCTCATTGAAGGAATAAAC ACCTATGGTTTATCCAAATGGTCACAAATTCTCCAATCGTATAATTTTCCCCAATACAggtttttttatacataa
- a CDS encoding splicing factor 3A subunit 3, putative, producing MSQFLIEQIRYLHEEIEVIEKAIAELIDEKVKNKKKNILYDYAINYLVEKIQEKSQLLLEYYNDEDKLKKEEMLFLSGKTGEDKNDIWKNYYERVKYIRDYHKKTNIKKIEIKNSKLYKLEALKCSKYKQSFSPLEKKGKYVDLNKFYNDFINMKKIKEFRISMFKKKEMASSHNRKRKKAGDNNNNNNNNNNNNNVTTANIYEFKEMDYVTYLHNFTRFIYIPRYCKYRNEEYKSYIENLLNYMISFFEKINVLVDCKTTYKEYEDDFYNKFNNKEIKGWEKYTYDLDFYCNINNKLYASEGTYQSYLKCKNYDNDLKKYLNKKYTVEQLEEIKKNIEKEDMNLARCEYLIQLYANILNKIIQRTIQNIQRKQAYTIDEIQKKIYKEEQQQDEKKRKKEYHLLSLMDHNNNELNNQNILLQDLQNNNLSISISDDDSSDMSNISNNEDHQKDLDEENEDDNDDNKPIYNPLNLPLGFDNKPIPYWLYKLHGLSKEYKCEICGNYSYFGRATFEKHFYEWRHSFGMKCLKIPNTLHFKEITKIEDALNLYEKLKKETQMNIFKPDQEVECEDSKGNVMNIKAYDDLKRQGLL from the coding sequence ATGTCACAATTTTTAATTGAACAGATTAGGTACTTACACGAAGAAATCGAAGTAATAGAAAAAGCAATTGCAGAATTGATCGAtgaaaaagtaaaaaacaagaagaagaatattttatatgattatgCTATAAATTATTTAGTTGAGAAAATCCAAGAGAAGTCTCAACTACTTTTAGAATATTATAACGATGaagataaattaaaaaaagaagaaatgCTTTTTCTTTCAGGGAAAACGGGtgaagataaaaatgacatatggaagaattattatgaacgtgtaaaatatataagagattatcataaaaagacaaatattaaaaaaatagaaataaaaaattctaaattatataaattggAAGCATTAAAATGtagtaaatataaacaatcCTTTTCTCCATTAGAAAAAAAGGGCAAATACGTcgatttaaataaattttataatgattttataaatatgaaaaaaattaaagaattTCGTATAAGTATGTTTAAGAAGAAAGAAATGGCTAGCTCACATAAcagaaaaagaaaaaaagctggagataataacaataataataataacaataataataataataatgtaacCACAGCAAATATATACGAATTTAAAGAAATGGATTATGTAACATACCTACATAATTTTACTCgctttatttatattccaagatattgtaaatatagaaatgaagaatataaaagttATATAGAGAATTTATtgaattatatgatatCGTTTTTTGAGAAAATTAATGTATTAGTAGATTGTAAAACAacatataaagaatatgaagatgatttttataataaatttaataataaagaaattaagGGTTgggaaaaatatacatatgatttagatttttattgtaatattaataataaattatatgcTTCAGAAGGTACATATCAAAGTTAtttaaaatgtaaaaattatgataatgatttaaaaaaatatttaaataaaaaatatacagTGGAACAGTTAgaggaaataaaaaaaaatattgagAAGGAAGATATGAATTTAGCACGATGTGAATATTTAATACAATTATATGccaatatattaaataaaataatacaacgaacaattcaaaatatacaaaGAAAACAAGCATATACAATTGATGAAATtcagaaaaaaatatataaagaagaaCAACAACAagatgaaaagaaaagaaaaaaagaatatcatttattaaGTTTAATGGATCATAACAACaatgaattaaataatcaaaatattcttttacAGGATTTGCAAAACAATAATTTATCTATATCAATTTCAGATGATGATTCTTCAGATATGTctaatatatcaaataatGAAGATCACCAAAAAGATTtagatgaagaaaatgaagatgataatgatgacAACAAGCCAATTTACAATCCTTTGAACTTACCATTAGGTTTTGATAATAAACCAATACCATATTGgttatataaattacaTGGGTTAtcaaaagaatataaatgtgAGATATGTGGaaattattcttattttgGAAGAGCCACGTTCGAAAAACATTTTTACGAATGGAGACATTCTTTTGGTATGAAATGCTTAAAAATACCTAATACATTACACTTTAAAgaaattacaaaaattGAAGATGcattaaatttatatgaaaaattaaaaaaagaaacacaaatgaatatattcAAGCCAGATCAAGAAGTGGAGTGTGAGGATTCCAAGGGAAATGTTATGAACATAAAGGCATATGATGATTTGAAGAGGCAAGGTTTACTTTAA
- a CDS encoding hypothetical protein (conserved Plasmodium protein, unknown function) codes for RLDENDEPPIFTDLIENEKKIGTVRITNPLPKIERRDELKDNYMKWLKTERLMRPNERRLEYEQMQEKYLESIKLTHDIKKDVKLAKAIKSHYPRGIVGVDSIYNENTVLYKDQHEEIKKKYEIKEKRLKEKGEVLEKHNQKNGNFLTFQENN; via the exons AGATTGGATGAAAATGATGAGCCTCCCATATTTACAGATTTAATAGAAAACg AAAAGAAAATAGGAACTGTTCGTATAACAAATCCTTTACCAAAAATAGAGAGG agGGATGAGCTGAAggataattatatgaagTGGTTAAAAACTGAAAGATTGATG AGACCTAATGAAAGAAGATTGGAATATGAGCAAATGCAGGAAAAATATTTGGAG aGCATAAAATTAACTcatgatataaaaaaggacGTTAAGCTTGCAAAGGCAATTAAATCACATTATCCTAGAGGAATCGTAG GAGTCgattctatatataatgagAACACTGTACTTTATAAAGATCAACATGAggaaataaagaaaaaatatgaaataaaagaaaagagattaaaagaaaagggGGAAG TCTTGGAAAAGCATAACCAAAAAAATGGGAACTTTTTAACCTTTcaagaaaataattaa
- a CDS encoding alpha-tubulin N-acetyltransferase, putative gives METFNHIDIKKYTREDLLYLRNTNNVLFKMFQKQVDEIACLSSKEQKLCGTLTSINNIINENYTIYCLIHTDGLIGFIKIGEKNLYLYDKIKLHYGKCTCVLDFYILEKFQKRGLGIKIFNFMLKDNDVSPFC, from the exons ATGGAAACGTTTAACCATATtgatataaagaaatatacaAGAGAGGATTTACTTTACCTCAGGAACACTAATAATGTCttat TTAAAATGTTTCAAAAGCAAGTTGACGAAATAGCGTGCTTGTCCAGTAAG GAGCAAAAATTGTGTGGAACCTTAACGtctattaataatataataaatgaaaattatacaatatat TGCTTAATACACACAGATGGCTTAATAGGATTTATAAAA ATAGGTGAGAAGAATCTCTATTTATACGATAAAATCAAATTACATTATGGAAAGTGTACATGTGTGTTAg atttttatatattggAGAAATTTCAAAAAAGAGGCCTAGGAATA aaaatttttaatttcatgTTAAAAGACAACGACGTTTCTCCTTTTTGT
- a CDS encoding hypothetical protein (conserved Plasmodium protein, unknown function) produces MNINDYEEKNMNSSGEKKINIKIGDLASHNSGNFDEKKKNPVCKNLIVNMTNISKGLQEEECKIEELDKVVRNEMDMINSLKNEKVIGMDKMYDMEKEKEKEKDMCLINEKNSYSFGKDEKKNNIDGIHSIHNISDNNHIINSNVYKQNVQNLVSNSTHIDSTEICSSKFVKEEVHNDDNDDNNEYDKNVHILKCPEHNKTKDMDNNLSNKYLYSCNISNNNSQLHLSRLFDKETDEVNSINVNNQDKSENMSEIKLEKTVMIIDNSNNNDNNNDNNNNNNNNNNNNKNNCSEQNVILHNNGNDIEYPKHFDEYNKKGNVMEIERNEERSNKYKDNLILFNELLKYKDELNYLNEQKVNEDENEDENEDENEDKDEDENEDEDENEEENNKINNCFLNNKMECNIENIKEHKNDLDNKNYQDFNTTNTNKIIISDLWNNDKDINTCLSSYQKSNMSLSLLYQSNIEDDILNKKNEYSDIKMLKNDKNDDNIIYNINMDHLNKDTYIHKPNKSEEEQNFNVQDINEQSDLYFPIGNNETKNIQMKIHIDFKNIYFVKYKYIKCLVMNNSGIIVHSFVFHKNPINLDKQNNILKILNQDKESTKTRKSNNDINSLVEELKSIIFTDVSFELSFNAKNVRGIEIISPSKFYRLSFYGMEEKNKNEVETNHNVLSKNEKNTKHEKDKKLKKYIYNKEENSKLNHKNKYNYTKKNNLLPNNTDIKEKDKIDNKGKLYYIGFTIIHLNYLYELQKEGYVHLNISDKKNEDFNFMEHYKKEDYAYYMDNKIIEHTFSNNISYMEKINMLFKILYNHSLNISTCKIFFKYRFSKIEQEDHLFNYIDDIKKKKKTSNSKNVELQNIIDILQKNKFSNVNLKNCIEQCLKNYYKSCTKSIYDDISFTLFDKGYIHNHTIIKNNKEKQNECFNLPSFFSNISSDIKVNNSFLKNINFIKAFDNLQKNNPNIDNHEEQDSCYYENMKNIDHAKNIQKMNHKDHTNTMHKQNHLHKENEKGTNTNKEQLLSDHIFCDNMFNKLQENDLRKLPKNVRDYILKLYNINMEDNIKIEKLKHILLKYTTGINNYFDYIEYTKNNKMYKIYEENKKMKKYIKDSNNFFIQALIDSHTEIQKLKHSLKTINILYNKERMNNHQENKKEEDKEKEKKMNEKEHVHNYLNNKNEYMFNIKKKENKIKQDIYNFNDKIGSSLYLSSRSVSLSSPESSLSSPLSTLHNKKEHFDDEYLIRNKNIKTKKEKNRRDRSENCTNIIKNIDGYTSEYHPNYMNKQNKIRKDKKNDELKNINKNVNKNVNKNVNKNVNKNVNKNVNKNINDTLTTRGQINKSINENIMLNKRNDTIFGKSLLSLNIYNPYNNNNNNNNNNKNNNNNYNNNNNNNKYYYNHNNGGDFKEYPSSSFLSNISYLRNRKEKKNFEETNQKGEKDKSELYTKDIKEKKIIINNNFRSYKNGVIHKYSFNHNGNEKNVKKDNLYSFYSNPIIASQNTLEKKRKKKILNTSQKNNQKNEKEHDHHTYEIEKKNCDIIYCDKNDNNELNIASNQLKNMFTIKKKDTDEEEKRRRERNFKLFCSTIKREPIRIEEEKRNKIGEKMNDEENVKKRLNKKGEDGKWISSCIKEKVNRFEYDNIHKNENMYYNNGDNKMNNSKNNYNILKNQNVDKKIYTLDDRYTPFRNIHRIKFPNKTTEYKKNGEDSQNDINKYDRRLSNGSIISVIKKKEKDKNNYDTSEVLKKEYVESFKSISVINKDKKDDKGINSNNLLCDRKNPGEDVESFNNLNINKKKTILLSYQEKRKTSNVLCNSRNNIIRDNKKSSTINFKCNINKKNNNDDTDNIHNNIHNNIHNNIHNNIHNNIHNNIHNNNVNSMINVSTNEHMKDINYKKKFIEDAISAYDDNIIDQGKIKNKIHDHILISPTNNNSTKQLSASTKIISKKNIHQFDKSNCKKGWNVIKESIDSNDQNINKSKLEINITDNKKNTLLKKIKRRNNMNSNTCGKNKDDNNIKNYNIHKHNNEKDIVKVIENVATNRNSKDSYILHIINKNLNRSFSQLDKIKKKMDEHLLI; encoded by the exons ATGAATATTAATGattatgaagaaaaaaacatgAACAGTTCAggtgaaaaaaaaataaatattaaaatcGGTGATCTGGCTAGCCATAATTCAGGTAATtttgatgaaaaaaaaaaaaaccctgtatgtaaaaatttaattGTTAACATGACTAATATTTCGAAAGGGTTACAAGAAGAAGAATGTAAAATAGAAGAATTAGATAAAGTTGTTAGAAATGAGATGGATATGATAaattcattaaaaaatgaaaaagtaATAGGAATGGATAAAATGTATGATATggaaaaggaaaaagaaaaggaaaaggaTATGTGTTTAATTAATGAGAAAAATAGTTATTCATTTGGTAAggatgaaaaaaagaataatattgatGGTATACATAGTATTCACAATATCAGTGATAAcaatcatataataaattcaaatgtatataaacAGAATGTACAAAATTTGGTAAGCAATTCGACACATATAGATAGTACCGAAATTTGTTCCTCTAAATTTGTTAAAGAGGAAGTAcataatgatgataatgatgataataatgaatatgataaaaatgttcatatattaaaatgtcctgaacataataaaactaaagatatggataataatttgtccaataaatatttgtattcatgtaatataagtaataataatagtcAGTTACATTTATCAAGATTATTTGATAAAGAAACCGATGAAGTGAATTCTATTAATGTCAACAATCAGGATAAATCTGAGAACATGTCTGAGATAAAATTAGAAAAGACTGTAATGATTATAgataattcaaataataatgataataataatgataataataataataataataataataataataataataaaaataactGTTCTGAACAAAATGTCATATTACATAATAACGGTAATGATATAGAATATCCCAAACATTttgatgaatataataagaagGGAAATGTAATGGAAATTGAAAGAAACGAAGAAAGGTcgaataaatataaagataacctaattttatttaatgaactcttaaaatataaagacgaattaaattatttgaatgaacaaaaagtaaatgaagatgaaaatgaagatgaaaatgaagatgaaaatgaagataaagatgaagatgaaaatgaagatgaagatgaaaatgaagaagaaaacaacaaaataaataattgttttttaaataacaaaatggaatgtaatattgaaaatataaaggaacataaaaatgatttagATAATAAGAATTATCAAGATTTCAATACAacaaatacaaataaaataataatttccGATTTATGGAATAATGATAAGGATATAAATACATGTCTTTCTTCCTATCAAAAAAGTAATATGAGTCTTAGTTTGTTATATCAAAGTAATATAGAagatgatatattaaataaaaaaaatgaatattcTGATATCAAAATGTTGAAAAAcgataaaaatgatgataatataatatataatataaatatggatcatttaaataaagataCCTATATACATAAACCAAACAAAAGTGAAGAAGAACAAAATTTCAATGTTCAGGatataaatgaacaaagtgatttatattttcctaTAGGAAATAATGAgacaaaaaatatacagATGAAGATACATATagattttaaaaatatatactttgtgaaatataaatatataaaatgtttaGTGATGAATAATTCAGGTATTATTGTTCATTCATTTGTTTTTCACAAAAACCCAATAAATTTGgataaacaaaataatattttaaaaatattaaatcaAGATAAAGAAAGTACAAAAACTAGAAAAtcaaataatgatataaatagtTTAGTTGAAGAATTGAAGAGCATAATATTTACAGACGTATCTTTTGAGCTTTCCTTTAATGCAAAAAATGTTAGAGGAATTGAAATCATCTCTCCATCCAAG TTTTATAGACTCAGTTTTTATGGAATGGaagagaaaaataaaaatgaagtaGAAACGAACCATAATGTTTTATCaaaaaatgagaaaaatacaaagcatgaaaaagataagaaattaaaaaaatatatttataataaggAGGAAAATAGCAAGCtaaatcataaaaataagtatAATTATACCAAAAAGAACAACTTGCTGCCCAATAATACTGATATTAAGGAGAAAGATAAAATTGATAATAAGGggaaattatattatataggttttactattattcatttaaattatttatatgaattacaaaaagaaggatatgtacatttaaatatttctgataaaaagaatgaagattttaattttatggAACATTATAAGAAAGAAGATTATGCATATTATAtggataataaaataatcGAACATACATtttctaataatataagttatatggaaaaaattaatatgttatttaaaatattatataatcataGTTTGAATATATCTAcatgtaaaatatttttcaaatatcGTTTTTCAAAAATAGAACAGGAAGACCATTTATTTAACTATAtagatgatataaaaaaaaagaaaaaaacaagtAATAGTAAAAATGTAGAATTACAAAACATTATAGATATTCTTcagaaaaataaattttcaAACGTAAATCTTAAAAATTGTATAGAACAATGcttaaagaattattataaaagcTGTACAAAATCaatatatgatgatattAGTTTTACATTATTTGATAAGGGATATATACACAACCATACaattataaagaataataaagaaaaacaaaatgaatgTTTCAATTTACCATCTTTCTTTTCTAATATATCCAGTGATATTAAGGTcaataattcatttttgaaaaatataaattttattaaagCGTTTGATAATTTACAAAAGAATAATCCAAATATTGATAATCACGAAGAACAAGATAGTTgttattatgaaaatatgaaaaatatagatcatgcaaaaaatatacaaaaaatgaACCACAAGGACCACACAAACACAATGCATAAACAAAACCATCTTCACAAGGAAAATGAAAAGGGAACTAATACGAATAAAGAACAATTATTATCTGATCACATATTTTGTGATAATATGTTCAATAAATTACAAGAGAATGATCTAAGGAAACTACCAAAGAATGTACGagattatattttaaaattatacaatataaatatggaggacaacataaaaattgaaaaacTAAAACACATTCTACTTAAATACACAACCGGcattaataattatttcgACTACATagaatatacaaaaaataataaaatgtataaaatatatgaagaaaataaaaaaatgaagaaatatataaaagattcgaataatttttttatacaagCTTTAATAGATAGTCATACTGAAATTCAAAAGCTTAAGCATAGTCTAAAAAccataaatattttatataataaagaaagGATGAATAATCAtcaagaaaataaaaaagaagaagataaagaaaaagaaaaaaaaatgaatgaGAAAGAACATgtacataattatttaaataataaaaatgaatacatgtttaatataaaaaaaaaggaaaacaaaataaaacaagacatttataattttaatgataaaataggatcatcattatatttatcttcACGATCAGTATCTTTGTCATCACCAGAATCATCTTTATCATCCCCATTATCAACActtcataataaaaaggaacATTTTGATGATGAATATTTGATACGTAACAAAAATATCAAGACCAAGAAGGAAAAAAACAGGAGGGACAGATCAGAAAATTGTactaatataataaaaaatattgatgGATATACATCCGAGTATCATCCCAACTACATGAACAAgcaaaataaaataagaaaggATAAGAAGAATGACGAGctgaaaaatattaataaaaatgtaaataaaaatgtaaataaaaatgtaaataaaaatgtaaataaaaatgtaaataaaaatgtaaataaaaatataaatgatacATTAACAACAAGGGGTCAAATTAATAAATctataaatgaaaatataatgttaaataaaagaaatgatACAATTTTTGGAAAATCGTTATTatctttaaatatatacaatccatataataataataataataataataataataataaaaataacaacaataattacaacaacaacaataataataataagtattattataatcacAATAATGGTGGTGATTTTAAAGAATATCCTTCTTCCTCTTTTTTATCAAACATTAGTTATTTAAGAAAcagaaaagaaaaaaaaaattttgagGAGACTAACCAAAAGGGAGAAAAGGACAAAAGTGAGCTATATACAAAAGatataaaggaaaaaaaaataataataaataataattttagAAGTTATAAAAATGGTGTTATCcataaatattcttttaatcATAATggaaatgaaaaaaatgttaagAAAGAcaatttatattcattttattcCAATCCTATAATAGCTAGCCAAAATAcattagaaaaaaaaagaaaaaaaaaaattctgAACACAAGTCAGAAAAATAAccaaaaaaatgaaaaagaacATGACCACCATACATATgaaattgaaaaaaaaaattgtgatataatttattgtgataaaaatgataataatgaattgAATATAGCATCTAATCAATTAAAGAACATGTTTActattaaaaagaaagataCAGACGAGGAggaaaaaagaagaagagaacgaaattttaaattattctGTTCAACGATTAAGAGAGAACCGATTAGAATAGAAGAAgagaaaagaaataaaataggCGAGAAAATGaatgatgaagaaaatgtaaagaaaaggttgaataaaaaaggaGAGGATGGGAAATGGATAAGTAGTTGTATAAAAGAGAAAGTGAATCGATTtgaatatgataatattcataaaaatgaaaatatgtattataataatggtgataataaaatgaataacAGTAAGaacaattataatatattaaaaaatcaaaacgttgacaagaaaatatatactttgGATGATCGTTATACTCCTTTTCGTAATATTCATAGAATAAAATTCCCTAATAAAACAAcagaatataaaaagaatgGAGAAGATTCACAGaatgatattaataaatatgatcGTAGATTATCAAATGGAAGTATAATAAGTGTgattaaaaagaaagaaaaagacaaaaataattatgatacAAGTGAAGtgttaaaaaaagaatatgtTGAAAGTTTTAAGAGTATATCtgtaataaataaagacAAAAAAGATGATAAGGGTATAAATTCAAACAATTTATTGTGTGATAGAAAAAATCCAGGTGAGGATGTTGAgtcttttaataatttaaatattaataagaagaaaacaatattgttatcatatcaagaaaaaagaaagacatcaaatgtattatgtaatagccgaaataatataattcGTGATAATAAGAAATCATCTactataaattttaaatgtaatataaataaaaagaacaataatgatgatacagataatattcataataatattcataataatattcataataatattcataataatattcataataatattcataataatattcataataataatgtgaaCAGTATGATAAATGTCAGCACTAATGAACACATGAAAGATATCAActataagaaaaaatttatagAGGATGCTATATCTGcttatgatgataatataatagatcaaggaaaaataaaaaataaaatacatgACCATATTCTAATATCACcaacaaataataatagtacAAAGCAATTATCTGCAAGTACTAAAATAataagtaaaaaaaatatacaccAATTTGACAAATCAAATTGTAAAAAAGGTTGGAATGTAATAAAGGAAAGTATAGATAGTAATgatcaaaatataaataaatcaaaacttgaaataaatattacagataataaaaaaaatacccttcttaaaaaaatcaaaagaagaaataatatgaattcAAATACGTgtggaaaaaataaagatgataataacattaaaaattataatatacataaacataacaatgaaaaagatattGTCAAAGTAATTGAAAATGTAGCAACTAATCGAAATTCAAAAgattcatatatattacatattataaataaaaatttaaatagGTCTTTTAGTCAACTcgataaaataaaaaaaaaaatggatgAGCATCTACTCATCTAG